Proteins from a single region of Dysosmobacter acutus:
- a CDS encoding amidohydrolase family protein — translation MIIDFHVHIRKDKGTVDNFLRGMDENNIDISVVHPIVPGGTLGLSDNEFVGQLCKEHPDRLMGFACVVPTELGAADELRAALDKYGFKGLKLHPPIQNFSMADPRIAPCIEVCIEYDVPILIHTGGIYTQGARMALSDSSIIDDLAIRYPKCKFIIAHGNPFTWDPVIVAKNPNVYMDTCGTMARWMTLFPQIGPATLAQMRTNDRLLYGSDANALNTARFKENLQPILDMDVSDEIKNKILCETAKKLLKI, via the coding sequence ATGATTATTGACTTTCACGTACACATCCGGAAAGACAAGGGAACCGTAGACAACTTCCTGCGGGGCATGGATGAGAACAACATCGACATCTCCGTTGTACATCCCATTGTCCCCGGCGGCACGCTGGGCCTCTCCGACAACGAGTTTGTCGGTCAGCTGTGCAAGGAGCATCCCGACCGCCTGATGGGCTTTGCCTGCGTTGTGCCCACCGAGTTGGGCGCTGCCGACGAGCTGCGGGCCGCCCTGGACAAGTATGGCTTCAAGGGCCTCAAGCTCCACCCTCCCATCCAGAACTTCTCCATGGCCGATCCCCGGATCGCGCCCTGCATCGAGGTTTGCATCGAATACGACGTGCCCATTCTGATTCACACCGGCGGCATCTATACCCAGGGCGCCCGCATGGCGCTGAGCGACTCCTCCATCATTGATGACCTGGCCATCCGCTATCCCAAGTGCAAGTTCATCATTGCCCACGGCAACCCCTTCACCTGGGACCCCGTCATCGTGGCCAAGAACCCCAACGTATACATGGACACCTGCGGCACCATGGCCCGCTGGATGACCCTCTTCCCCCAGATCGGCCCCGCCACGCTGGCCCAGATGCGCACCAACGACCGCCTGCTGTACGGTTCCGACGCCAATGCGCTCAACACCGCGCGCTTCAAGGAGAACCTGCAGCCCATCCTTGACATGGACGTCTCCGACGAGATCAAGAACAAGATCCTGTGCGAGACCGCCAAGAAGCTGCTGAAGATCTGA
- a CDS encoding CarD family transcriptional regulator, protein MFETGQLVVYGTTGVCRVEGTGTPDLKGITKLYYLLRPLYQDGVIYAPVDSEKVLIRPVISREEAERLVALIPSLHVQACRGRTLQQLAQHYQSIVQTSDCRELMELTMSIYTKRQEAEQQKHRLGMVDEKYMRQAERLLHGELSAALGIPYDQVPAFIASRVGKPAQ, encoded by the coding sequence ATGTTTGAGACGGGACAACTGGTTGTGTATGGCACCACCGGTGTATGCCGGGTAGAGGGGACCGGGACACCGGATTTGAAGGGCATCACCAAGCTCTACTATCTGCTGCGCCCCCTGTATCAGGACGGTGTGATCTACGCGCCGGTGGACAGTGAAAAAGTGCTTATACGGCCGGTGATCTCCCGGGAGGAAGCGGAGCGGCTGGTGGCTTTGATCCCCTCCCTCCACGTGCAGGCCTGCCGCGGCCGGACCCTGCAGCAGCTGGCTCAGCATTACCAGTCCATTGTGCAGACCAGCGACTGCCGGGAGCTGATGGAGCTGACCATGTCCATTTACACAAAGCGGCAGGAGGCGGAGCAGCAGAAGCACCGTCTGGGCATGGTGGATGAAAAATACATGCGTCAGGCTGAGCGGCTGCTCCACGGGGAGTTGTCCGCGGCCCTTGGGATCCCCTACGATCAGGTGCCGGCCTTCATCGCCTCCCGTGTGGGCAAGCCCGCCCAGTAA
- a CDS encoding M24 family metallopeptidase codes for MNLSHISLSSPLIPPIEEFESRQKKLDAALGGAEAMLVFSARSIFYLTGCALSQTERPVVLIHIPGKENILFVPRMEVEHVELTVKGCRVVCYTEYPDEVHPMEKLRQLLEELHLTSAFLAADAGGYSSAWGYRGPALKELCPEMKLTLFPHLVPELRRIKSPFELMLMRESSKWSNLAHVLLKEYSKPGLGEIEICLRASSETASAMLKAFGPHYRMSGMDRDGVRAVFRGQVGKNAALPHAVVINAKLKEGDGLVTGTNAYIQGYFTEMERVLFVGEPSPEQLRYYNLALEAQKTAFSVIKPGVRCSEVDREMRRFYRENGLQDCWRHHTGHAIGTEGHEIPFFDIGDDTVLQPGMCMTVEPGLYVEGLGGFRVSDTLHITQTGVEQLTYFPKDLEEIICT; via the coding sequence ATGAATCTAAGTCATATTTCCCTGTCCAGTCCCCTGATCCCTCCGATAGAGGAGTTTGAGAGCCGCCAGAAAAAGTTGGACGCGGCGCTTGGCGGCGCGGAGGCCATGCTGGTCTTCTCCGCCCGGTCCATCTTCTACCTCACCGGCTGCGCCCTGAGCCAGACGGAGCGTCCGGTGGTTCTGATCCACATCCCGGGGAAGGAGAACATTCTCTTTGTCCCCCGCATGGAGGTGGAGCATGTGGAGCTGACAGTCAAGGGCTGCAGGGTGGTCTGCTACACTGAATACCCGGACGAGGTCCATCCCATGGAGAAGCTGCGCCAGCTGCTGGAGGAGCTGCATTTGACCAGCGCCTTTTTGGCGGCGGACGCGGGCGGCTATTCCAGCGCCTGGGGCTACCGTGGACCGGCCCTGAAGGAACTGTGCCCGGAGATGAAGCTGACGCTTTTTCCCCATCTGGTGCCTGAGCTGCGCAGGATCAAATCGCCCTTTGAGCTGATGCTGATGCGGGAGAGCTCCAAGTGGAGCAACCTGGCCCACGTGCTGCTCAAGGAGTACAGCAAGCCTGGTCTGGGGGAGATAGAGATCTGCCTGCGCGCCTCCTCGGAAACCGCCTCCGCCATGCTGAAGGCGTTTGGGCCCCACTACCGCATGAGCGGCATGGACAGAGACGGCGTCCGGGCGGTGTTCCGGGGCCAGGTGGGCAAGAACGCCGCGCTGCCCCACGCGGTGGTCATCAATGCCAAGCTGAAGGAAGGCGACGGCTTGGTGACAGGCACCAACGCCTATATCCAGGGCTATTTTACGGAGATGGAGCGGGTGCTCTTTGTGGGCGAGCCCTCGCCGGAGCAGCTGCGCTACTACAACCTCGCTCTGGAGGCACAGAAGACCGCCTTCAGCGTCATCAAGCCCGGCGTGCGGTGCAGCGAGGTGGACCGGGAGATGCGCCGGTTCTACCGGGAAAACGGTCTTCAGGACTGCTGGCGCCACCATACCGGCCATGCCATCGGCACCGAGGGCCACGAGATCCCCTTCTTTGACATCGGGGATGATACGGTGCTCCAGCCCGGCATGTGCATGACCGTGGAGCCTGGACTCTATGTGGAGGGGCTGGGAGGTTTCCGCGTCTCAGACACGCTGCACATTACGCAGACCGGCGTGGAACAGCTGACCTACTTCCCCAAGGACTTGGAGGAGATCATCTGCACTTGA
- a CDS encoding succinylglutamate desuccinylase/aspartoacylase family protein — protein MSEVTIQGHKVAGGTRAYFTLPVSYMANGSMMEIPVHVVNGVKPGPKLMLTALSHGDAPTGLEVIRQVLETVDIDQLSGTIIAVPCQNPVAFEWNRRNTPLDSYNMNRTYPGNPKGWFTEQLAATISPLCDDADYLIDWHGGEFGMAINYVLLKLNGGDYVDEGVQMGKAFGLEYMYGGKPAGALNSYAGSLTDYMLSLGKPAIIAEQGHGMPLAFDQNALSVQGVFNVLKYIGAYPGKPILPKKQYFLQERPLMRPRNGGMFYPECGMELLNKVVPKGTLMATIRNPLTLQVVEQMYAPCEETVFLMMRGWMSVVNPGGYAYIMGERKTAKVFENE, from the coding sequence ATGTCTGAGGTAACAATTCAAGGCCACAAAGTCGCTGGCGGTACCCGCGCATACTTTACCCTGCCTGTCAGCTACATGGCCAACGGCTCCATGATGGAGATCCCCGTCCACGTCGTCAACGGCGTCAAGCCCGGCCCCAAGCTGATGCTCACGGCTCTCTCCCACGGCGATGCCCCCACCGGTTTGGAAGTCATCCGCCAGGTGCTGGAGACCGTGGACATCGATCAGCTCAGCGGTACCATCATTGCCGTTCCCTGCCAGAACCCCGTTGCATTTGAGTGGAACCGCAGAAACACCCCCCTTGACTCCTACAACATGAACCGCACCTATCCCGGCAACCCCAAGGGCTGGTTCACTGAGCAGCTGGCCGCCACCATCTCCCCCCTGTGCGACGACGCCGATTATCTGATCGACTGGCACGGCGGCGAGTTTGGCATGGCCATCAACTATGTCCTGCTGAAGCTCAATGGCGGCGATTACGTGGACGAAGGCGTCCAGATGGGTAAGGCCTTCGGCCTGGAGTATATGTACGGCGGCAAGCCCGCCGGCGCGCTGAACTCCTATGCCGGCAGCCTGACCGACTATATGCTGAGCTTGGGCAAGCCCGCTATCATCGCGGAGCAGGGCCACGGCATGCCTTTGGCCTTTGATCAGAACGCCCTCTCTGTTCAGGGCGTGTTCAACGTCCTGAAGTACATCGGCGCCTATCCCGGCAAGCCCATCCTGCCCAAGAAGCAGTACTTCCTGCAGGAGCGTCCTCTGATGCGTCCCCGCAACGGCGGTATGTTCTATCCGGAATGCGGCATGGAATTGCTGAACAAGGTGGTTCCCAAGGGCACTCTGATGGCCACCATCCGCAACCCCCTGACGCTGCAGGTTGTCGAGCAGATGTACGCTCCCTGCGAGGAAACTGTCTTCCTGATGATGCGCGGCTGGATGAGCGTAGTCAATCCCGGCGGCTATGCTTACATCATGGGCGAGCGCAAGACTGCCAAGGTCTTTGAAAACGAATAA
- a CDS encoding LysR family transcriptional regulator, translating into MTLQQITYFCAICEEMHYTKAASRMHVSQPCLSYAIGELEREMGVKLFSKKGKQFCRTEYGELFYPYAKRVLSDLADGVAAVRDKKDAQAEQINVGYLFSLSLDFLPPVIELYYNFLGHHDQPINFVPCVIDDMMERINTKEIDVAFAAGPYRNTFDTPLVMYPVYEQELYLLVPKTHRLAKRTSVKFDEIKDESYVAINPEKGLRRQMDEYFKSMDVIPKIVFSVNNTEALISYVEAGVGVTIAPRLPTLSLDKISLLRISDHPVKRSVCMLYSTERAYNSAAKQFISFVEESAPLNFDKH; encoded by the coding sequence ATGACGCTGCAACAGATCACGTATTTTTGTGCCATCTGCGAGGAGATGCATTACACCAAGGCTGCCAGCAGGATGCACGTCTCGCAGCCCTGCCTCAGCTATGCCATCGGCGAGCTGGAGCGGGAGATGGGGGTCAAACTGTTTTCCAAAAAAGGAAAGCAATTCTGCCGCACAGAGTATGGGGAGCTGTTCTACCCCTATGCCAAGCGGGTCCTTTCCGATCTGGCCGACGGCGTTGCGGCGGTGCGGGACAAAAAGGATGCCCAGGCGGAGCAGATCAATGTGGGATACCTCTTTTCCCTCAGCCTGGATTTCCTGCCGCCGGTGATTGAGCTCTACTACAATTTCCTTGGCCATCACGACCAGCCCATCAACTTTGTGCCCTGTGTCATCGACGACATGATGGAGCGCATCAACACCAAGGAGATCGACGTGGCCTTTGCTGCCGGGCCTTACCGCAACACCTTTGACACGCCCCTGGTGATGTATCCCGTCTATGAGCAGGAGCTCTATCTGCTGGTGCCCAAAACCCACCGCCTGGCAAAGCGGACCAGCGTCAAATTTGATGAGATTAAGGACGAGAGCTATGTGGCCATCAATCCGGAGAAGGGACTCCGAAGACAGATGGATGAATACTTCAAAAGCATGGATGTGATTCCAAAGATCGTGTTCTCCGTCAACAATACCGAGGCGCTGATCTCCTATGTGGAGGCAGGTGTGGGCGTGACCATCGCGCCCCGCCTGCCTACATTGAGCCTGGACAAGATTTCGCTGCTGCGGATCAGCGACCACCCGGTCAAGCGCAGCGTGTGCATGCTCTACAGCACGGAGCGGGCCTATAACAGCGCCGCCAAGCAGTTCATCTCCTTTGTGGAGGAGTCTGCGCCGCTCAATTTTGATAAACATTGA